One window of Vicia villosa cultivar HV-30 ecotype Madison, WI unplaced genomic scaffold, Vvil1.0 ctg.000893F_1_1, whole genome shotgun sequence genomic DNA carries:
- the LOC131631997 gene encoding mitochondrial pyruvate carrier 4-like produces the protein MASKFRAFWNHPIGPKTVHFWAPTFKWGISIANIADFSKPPDMISYPQQIAVMATGLIWARYSTVIIPKNWNLVSVNLAMAGTGIYQLSRKLREDYSSDEAVAKE, from the exons ATGGCTTCAAAGTTTCGAGCCTTTTGGAATCACCCAATTGGACCCAAAACCG TTCACTTCTGGGCTCCTACATTTAAGTGGGGCATCAGCATTGCCAATATTGCTGATTTTTCAAAACCACCTGACATGATCTCTTATCCTCAACAAATAG CTGTTATGGCTACTGGACTAATCTGGGCGCGTTACAGCACTGTAATCATACCA AAAAACTGGAACCTTGTTAGTGTAAACCTTGCAATGGCAGGAACTGGCATATACCAACTCTCGCGCAAATTGAG GGAAGATTATTCTTCAGATGAGGCTGTAGCAAAAGAATGA